The following are encoded together in the Vigna angularis cultivar LongXiaoDou No.4 chromosome 9, ASM1680809v1, whole genome shotgun sequence genome:
- the LOC108346280 gene encoding uncharacterized protein LOC108346280 isoform X4 gives MEDRGSSFVAVRRIPQGETCHSNSAEVVAGSAAWLGRGLSCVCVQRRDSDASNSFDLTLAQEECLQRLQRRIDVPYDSSIIEHQDALRALWNAAFPEEELHGLISEQWKEMGWQGKDPSTDFRGGGFISLENFLYFARNFPKSFQDLLRKQEGDRSVWEYPFAVAGVNITYMLIQMLDLEAVKPRNLVGATFLKFLAENESAFDLLYCITFKLMDHQWLSMRASYMDFN, from the exons ATGGAGGATAGAGGAAGCTCATTCGTTGCTGTGAGGAGAATTCCTCAAGGAGAAACCTGCCATTCAAATTCTG CTGAGGTTGTGGCAGGATCAGCAGCATGGCTTGGTCGAGGTCTGTCTTGTGTCTGTGTACAAAGAAGAGATAGTGATGCTTCTAACTCTTTCGATTTAACCCTCGCCCAG GAGGAATGCTTACAGAGGCTACAGAGACGTATAGATGTTCCCTATGATAGTTCTATTATTGAGCACCAG GATGCCCTCAGGGCTTTGTGGAATGCTGCATTTCCTGAAGAAGAGCTTCATGGCTTGATATCTGAGCAGTGGAAGGAAATGGGCTGGCAAGGGAAAGATCCATCAACAGATTTTAG GGGTGGTGGTTTTATATCGTTGGAAAATTTTCTTTACTTTGCTAGGAATTTCCCG aaaTCCTTCCAGGATCTTTTACGAAAGCAGGAAGGAGATCGATCAGTGTGGGAATATCCATTTGCAGTTGCTGGTGTTAATATCACTTACATGCTGATACAAATGCTGGATCTTGAAGCGG TCAAGCCACGCAACCTGGTTGGAGCAACTTTTCTAAAATTTCTTGCAG AAAATGAGTCAGCTTTTGATCTTCTCTATTGCATAACTTTCAAGCTAATGGATCATCAATGGCTTTCTATGCGGGCCTCATACATGGATTTTAAT TGA
- the LOC108346280 gene encoding uncharacterized protein LOC108346280 isoform X1 has translation MEDRGSSFVAVRRIPQGETCHSNSAEVVAGSAAWLGRGLSCVCVQRRDSDASNSFDLTLAQEECLQRLQRRIDVPYDSSIIEHQDALRALWNAAFPEEELHGLISEQWKEMGWQGKDPSTDFRGGGFISLENFLYFARNFPKSFQDLLRKQEGDRSVWEYPFAVAGVNITYMLIQMLDLEAVKPRNLVGATFLKFLAENESAFDLLYCITFKLMDHQWLSMRASYMDFNAVMKATRRQLEKEILVEDITRLEDLPSYKLLSR, from the exons ATGGAGGATAGAGGAAGCTCATTCGTTGCTGTGAGGAGAATTCCTCAAGGAGAAACCTGCCATTCAAATTCTG CTGAGGTTGTGGCAGGATCAGCAGCATGGCTTGGTCGAGGTCTGTCTTGTGTCTGTGTACAAAGAAGAGATAGTGATGCTTCTAACTCTTTCGATTTAACCCTCGCCCAG GAGGAATGCTTACAGAGGCTACAGAGACGTATAGATGTTCCCTATGATAGTTCTATTATTGAGCACCAG GATGCCCTCAGGGCTTTGTGGAATGCTGCATTTCCTGAAGAAGAGCTTCATGGCTTGATATCTGAGCAGTGGAAGGAAATGGGCTGGCAAGGGAAAGATCCATCAACAGATTTTAG GGGTGGTGGTTTTATATCGTTGGAAAATTTTCTTTACTTTGCTAGGAATTTCCCG aaaTCCTTCCAGGATCTTTTACGAAAGCAGGAAGGAGATCGATCAGTGTGGGAATATCCATTTGCAGTTGCTGGTGTTAATATCACTTACATGCTGATACAAATGCTGGATCTTGAAGCGG TCAAGCCACGCAACCTGGTTGGAGCAACTTTTCTAAAATTTCTTGCAG AAAATGAGTCAGCTTTTGATCTTCTCTATTGCATAACTTTCAAGCTAATGGATCATCAATGGCTTTCTATGCGGGCCTCATACATGGATTTTAAT GCAGTGATGAAAGCAACACGACGTCAACTAGAGAAAGAGATTCTGGTTGAAGACATAACGCGGCTTGAAGATTTACCCTCTTACAAATTACTCTCCCGATAG
- the LOC108346280 gene encoding uncharacterized protein LOC108346280 isoform X2, translated as MFAAILNCIAEVVAGSAAWLGRGLSCVCVQRRDSDASNSFDLTLAQEECLQRLQRRIDVPYDSSIIEHQDALRALWNAAFPEEELHGLISEQWKEMGWQGKDPSTDFRGGGFISLENFLYFARNFPKSFQDLLRKQEGDRSVWEYPFAVAGVNITYMLIQMLDLEAVKPRNLVGATFLKFLAENESAFDLLYCITFKLMDHQWLSMRASYMDFNAVMKATRRQLEKEILVEDITRLEDLPSYKLLSR; from the exons ATGTTTGCTGCTATTCTTAATTGCATTG CTGAGGTTGTGGCAGGATCAGCAGCATGGCTTGGTCGAGGTCTGTCTTGTGTCTGTGTACAAAGAAGAGATAGTGATGCTTCTAACTCTTTCGATTTAACCCTCGCCCAG GAGGAATGCTTACAGAGGCTACAGAGACGTATAGATGTTCCCTATGATAGTTCTATTATTGAGCACCAG GATGCCCTCAGGGCTTTGTGGAATGCTGCATTTCCTGAAGAAGAGCTTCATGGCTTGATATCTGAGCAGTGGAAGGAAATGGGCTGGCAAGGGAAAGATCCATCAACAGATTTTAG GGGTGGTGGTTTTATATCGTTGGAAAATTTTCTTTACTTTGCTAGGAATTTCCCG aaaTCCTTCCAGGATCTTTTACGAAAGCAGGAAGGAGATCGATCAGTGTGGGAATATCCATTTGCAGTTGCTGGTGTTAATATCACTTACATGCTGATACAAATGCTGGATCTTGAAGCGG TCAAGCCACGCAACCTGGTTGGAGCAACTTTTCTAAAATTTCTTGCAG AAAATGAGTCAGCTTTTGATCTTCTCTATTGCATAACTTTCAAGCTAATGGATCATCAATGGCTTTCTATGCGGGCCTCATACATGGATTTTAAT GCAGTGATGAAAGCAACACGACGTCAACTAGAGAAAGAGATTCTGGTTGAAGACATAACGCGGCTTGAAGATTTACCCTCTTACAAATTACTCTCCCGATAG
- the LOC108346280 gene encoding uncharacterized protein LOC108346280 isoform X3 → MWHVGPHPAEVVAGSAAWLGRGLSCVCVQRRDSDASNSFDLTLAQEECLQRLQRRIDVPYDSSIIEHQDALRALWNAAFPEEELHGLISEQWKEMGWQGKDPSTDFRGGGFISLENFLYFARNFPKSFQDLLRKQEGDRSVWEYPFAVAGVNITYMLIQMLDLEAVKPRNLVGATFLKFLAENESAFDLLYCITFKLMDHQWLSMRASYMDFNAVMKATRRQLEKEILVEDITRLEDLPSYKLLSR, encoded by the exons ATGTGGCATGTGGGTCCACATCCAG CTGAGGTTGTGGCAGGATCAGCAGCATGGCTTGGTCGAGGTCTGTCTTGTGTCTGTGTACAAAGAAGAGATAGTGATGCTTCTAACTCTTTCGATTTAACCCTCGCCCAG GAGGAATGCTTACAGAGGCTACAGAGACGTATAGATGTTCCCTATGATAGTTCTATTATTGAGCACCAG GATGCCCTCAGGGCTTTGTGGAATGCTGCATTTCCTGAAGAAGAGCTTCATGGCTTGATATCTGAGCAGTGGAAGGAAATGGGCTGGCAAGGGAAAGATCCATCAACAGATTTTAG GGGTGGTGGTTTTATATCGTTGGAAAATTTTCTTTACTTTGCTAGGAATTTCCCG aaaTCCTTCCAGGATCTTTTACGAAAGCAGGAAGGAGATCGATCAGTGTGGGAATATCCATTTGCAGTTGCTGGTGTTAATATCACTTACATGCTGATACAAATGCTGGATCTTGAAGCGG TCAAGCCACGCAACCTGGTTGGAGCAACTTTTCTAAAATTTCTTGCAG AAAATGAGTCAGCTTTTGATCTTCTCTATTGCATAACTTTCAAGCTAATGGATCATCAATGGCTTTCTATGCGGGCCTCATACATGGATTTTAAT GCAGTGATGAAAGCAACACGACGTCAACTAGAGAAAGAGATTCTGGTTGAAGACATAACGCGGCTTGAAGATTTACCCTCTTACAAATTACTCTCCCGATAG
- the LOC108346214 gene encoding nucleoside diphosphate kinase 1 yields MAEQTFIMIKPDGVQRGLVGEIIARFEKKGFYLKGLKLISVERAFAEKHYADLSAKPFFSGLVDYIISGPVVAMIWEGKNVVVTGRKIIGATNPAQSEPGTIRGDYAIDIGRNVIHGSDSVESARKEIALWFPDGSVNWQSSQHSWIYE; encoded by the exons ATGGCCGAGCAAACCTTCATCATGATCAAGCCTGATGGCGTTCAGAGAGGCCTT GTTGGTGAGATCATTGCCAGATTTGAGAAGAAAGGTTTCTACTTGAAAG GTTTGAAACTTATTAGTGTGGAGCGTGCTTTTGCTGAAAAGCACTATGCTGATTTATCTGCCAAGCCTTTCTTCAGTGGATTGGTGGATTACATTATCTCTGGCCCTGTTGTTGCCATGATTTGGGAGGGTAAAAATGTTGTGGTTACTGGCCGAAAGATTATTGGGGCCACTAACCCAGCTCAATCTGAGCCTGGAACTATCCGTGGTGACTATGCTATTGACATTGGAAg GAATGTTATCCATGGAAGTGATTCAGTTGAGAGTGCTCGCAAGGAAATTGCATTGTGGTTCCCTGATGGCTCTGTTAACTGGCAAAGCTCCCAACACTCTTGGATCTATGAGTAA